From the genome of Mucilaginibacter paludis DSM 18603:
AGCGTGAAGGCATAAACTTAACAAAACGGCTACCGGGAACACAGAGTGGTTATGCCCGTGTTGATGGATATGCCCGTGCTCCACACCATCCGAAAATTGCTCCAAAATGATCTGGAATAAAAAACCGCCCAATATAAAAACACCTACCATGTTATCATTGCCATGGTAAGCATCGGGTATTAAATGGAGTACGGTTATAGCAAACAGGTAAGCGCCGCTAAAGGATAATATCAGTTTAAGATGCTTGCTGTGGTTGCCGCCTTTAAATAAAAAAATGCTCATGCCGCCTAAAAAGGCACAAAAAAATAATAACAATAGCTGCCAAACCTGCATATTAAAATTGGGGTTGTAGTTTTTTAAACAGCAAATATATAAGGTAAGCAACCAGCATACCGTATAATGCGCCAAAAGTTACATCAAACGGATAATGTACACCTACATAAACCTGTGCAAGGCAAATGGTCGCGGCCCACAAAATGGCAATAAACCATATCCATTTCCAGCGCTTGCTAAATACCAGGCTCAAAAATAACGCGATGGCGAAATGGTTACTGGCATGCGCCGAAGGGAAGCTAAAGCCAGAGCCGCAGGGTATCCGCGTAATTATAGTTTGCGCCATGGCCGCATCGTTGCAGGGCCTTAGCCGTTTTACCAAGTGCTTGCCAACAACGCCGCTGCCAAAATCAGATAAGCCAACGGTTATAGCTAACAGCACCACAATGTAAGCGCCTGTTTTTTTATAACGGTAAATACAAAAGCAAAATATAAAAACGTAAAGCGGTATCCATAATTTGGGTTGCCTGAGGATGGGCATCAGCCAATCAAAAAACGGATTGGATAAGCCATGATTGATGATGTAAAAAAAATGCCTGTCCAGTTGTAAAAGCTGATCGATCATAGTGCCTTTTTACAAATAAAAATTAAACGGTCGGAGTTGGCCGGGTCAAACTCTTCCAGGTTATAATTGCCAAAACAGTGTGAAATTTCAAAGCCGCTTTGTTCAAAAAAAAGCTTAAAGTCGCCCATGCTAAAAGCTTTTACTTCTTCCTTAAATATATAGGGTTTGTTTTGATCTTCAAACTCAATGGTTTTTATAATTTTATCGTTCTCTATTTTTTTGTGGATGTTAAAATCAACGCCGCTTACTGTTTTGATCATTTGCGGGCAAAGCATATTCAGTACTTTGTTGCTGTTAAAATAATCAAGCACCAATAACCCATCGGGCTTTAGCGCCTTCTGAAAGTTTTTTAAAGCTTTAACATGCTCATAGTCGGTATCAAAATAACCAAAGCTGGTAAAAAGGTTTAAAGCAATGTCAAAATAGTTTACATAAAACAGGTAGCGCATATCGTGCACATAAAAATGCAGGTGACTGTTCTCAAATTGCTTAGCATATTGGATACTGGCTATCGAAAGATCGATGCCGGTAATATCATAGCCTTTTTTATTCAGATAAATGGAATGGCGGCCGCGGCCACAGGCAATATCAAGCAGATTAGCTTCGGCAGATGGCTTTAAATACTCGCATAGGTTATCAATAAAAAACTCGGCTTCAGCGTTGTTGCGCTGTTGATATAGGATGTGGTAGTAGGGTGAGTTAAACCAATTTTGAAACCACTTTTTGGGCATGCTATACAATATGAGGCGGCAAATATAGCCAATTTACACGCTTGCAACACATAATTTTACATTGGCTAACGCTCAATTATTGTTATTTTTGCAACCTAATATTTACAGCATTGACATTAATAAAATCAATTTCGGGAATTAGAGGAACTATTGGTGGTGCTCCCGGCGATGGCTTAACGCCATTAGATATTGTTAAATACACATCGGCCTTTGGTAGCTGGGCAGTGTCAAAATCAGGGATCAAAAAAATCGTGATCGGTCGTGATGCCCGCATCTCGGGTCAAATGGTGAGCAACCTGGTAATTGGTACCTTACAAGGTTTAGGTATCGATGTGGTCGATCTGGGCCTGTCTACCACGCCAACCGTGGAGATAGCTGTGCCCATGGAGAATGCGGCAGGCGGTATTATTTTAACTGCCAGCCACAACCCCAAGCAATGGAACGCCTTAAAGCTGCTGAACCAGTATGGCGAATTTATCAATGATGCCGACGGCCAGTTGGTATTAGAAATAGCAGAGCAAAGCAACTTTAAATACGCCGATGTAAATGATCTGGGTAAACTTACCACCGATGACACTTATTTACAAAAGCATATCGACATGATACTGGCTTTGCCTTTGGTTGATGTTGACGCCATTGCTAAAGCTAACTTTAACATAGCCATCGATTGTGTAAACTCTACCGGAGGTATTTTTGTTCCGGCTTTGCTCAAGGCGCTGGGTGTTAAAACCGTTCATCAGTTGTATTGTGAGCCCGATGGTAATTTCCCACACAACCCGGAGCCACTGCCCGAAAACCTGAGTGCCCTCTCGAAAGAGGTGCTGTCAAAAAAAGCCGATTTAGGTATAGCCGTTGATCCGGATGTGGACAGGCTGTGCTTTGTTTGCGAAGACGGCAACATGTTTGGCGAAGAATATACTTTGGTTGCCGTTGCCGATTATGTATTGAAAAATCAGAAGGGCAACACGGTATCCAACCTGTCATCAACCCGTGCCCTACGCGATGTTACTGAAGCTGCTGGTGGAGAGTACCATGCCGCCGCCGTTGGCGAAGTGAATGTGGTAAATAAAATGAAGGAAGTTAATGCCATTATTGGCGGCGAAGGCAACGGCGGTGTCATTTATCCGGAGTTGCATTATGGCCGCGATGCCTTAGTTGGCATTGCTTTATTTTTAACGCACCTGGCTAAATCGCGCAAACGCATCTCGATTTTAAGGCACGGCTATCCCGGCTATTTTATCTCCAAAAACAAAATTACACTAACGCCCGAAATGGATATCGACGGCTTATTGCTGAAGGTGCAGGAAAAGTATAAAAGCCAGCCGCACCTAACCATCGACGGATTGAAAATCGAATTCGATAAACAATGGGTACACCTGCGCCGCTCCAATACCGAACCCATCATCCGCATCTATTCGGAAGGAGATTCTGAAACGGTAGCCAACAATTTAGCCAACAAAATTATAGCCGATATAAAGGATATTTTGCACGTATAATATTGATTGAGTTATTGATTTATTGAATGATTGATTTTTATATAATTATTGATGGAAAGAATTGACAAAATTGAGTTTGCCGAAATAGTTAAAAACCGGACTAAAAAGTTTGTAGTCGATAACATCCGGCTCTTCAGAGATCTGCCTAAAACAGAAGAAGCCAGAATTATTGGCAGGCAACTGTTACGATCGTCATCATCGGTAGGGGCTAATTACCGTGCGGCTTGCAGAGCCCGGTCAAAGGCCGAATTTGGCGCAAAGCTATCCATTGTTGTTGAGGAAGCAGACGAAAGTGTTTTCTGGATGGAAATTATGATCGAAGCAGAAATAATGCATGCTGAGAAGATAAATCCGCTAATGGCAGAAGGAACTGAAATATTAAAGATCGTTTCTGCCGCCCGCAGAACAACAATGGAAAAATAATCAATGTGCACAACAACATCGCAAAAAAATCGTCATTGAGTTAATCAATAATTCAGTAAATAAATTCCAATCAATAACTCAATAATTCAATCAATCACCCAATAAAAATAATGCGTGTTTACTTAGACAATGCCGCTACTACGCCTGTTGATCCGGCAGTTTTAAAAGAGATGTACCAGGTGATGGAGAACCATTACGGCAACCCATCGTCCATCCATTCGCATGGCCGCGAGGTACGTACCTTGATCGAGAAGGCGCGCAAAACCATTGCCGGCCTGCTGCATACTTCCCCGGCCGAAATATTTTTTACATCCGGTGGTACCGAGGCCGATAATACCGCTATCCGTTGCAGTATTATGGATCATGGCATTCAGCATGCCATCACCAGTAAGCTGGAGCACCATGCTGTTTTGCATACCCTGGAGGCCATGCAAAAAGCCGGTACCATTGAGCTGAGCTTTGTTGAAACCGACGAAAAAGGAAATATAGATACCGCGCACCTGGAAACTTTGCTGCAAAACCCTAACCGCAGTTTGGTATCGCTGATGCATGCCAATAACGAACTGGGAACCCTGAGCGATATTGAACTGATTGGCGACCTGTGCGAAAAATATAACGCCATTTACCATAGCGATACGGTGCAAACCATGGGGCACTACGAGCACGACCTCAGTAAGCTCAAAGCGCATTTTATAGTAGGCGCGGCACACAAGTTTCATGGGCCAAAGGGCGTGGGCTTTTTGCATGTTAACCACCGCATCAAAATAAAACCCATGATTTACGGCGGATCGCAAGAGCGCAACATGCGCGGCGGTACTGAAAATGTTTATGGCATAGTTGGCTTGGCCAAAGCGCTCGAAATGGCTTATACCGAAATGCCGCAGCATCAACAACATATCCAGGGCTTAAAAACCTATATGATGGAGCAGCTAAAGGCCAACATACCCGATGTTGCCTTTAATGGCGAAACCAACCCCGCTAAAAGTTTGTACACCGTGCTCAACGTATCTTTCCCCGAAATGGAAATGGCCGATATGTTATTGTTTAGTTTGGATATTGCAGGCATATCCGCTTCGGGGGGCAGCGCCTGTAGTTCTGGCAGCGATATTGGTTCGCACGTATTAACCGCTATCGGCGCCAGTCCGGATAGGCCTGCGGTGCGCTTTTCTTTTTCAAAGTATAATACCCGCCAGGAGGTGGATTATACAGTGGATAAGCTGAAGGAAATTTTGTTGGTTAATGCCTGAGTAATGAATGCTGATGGAGCAATTTAGATGAATTTAGAGCGTTATCCTTATCTTGCCAGTAATAATTTTAATAACTACGAATTTTATAGTAGTGGGCCAAAAGGGCAAATAAAAAAGGGCGTACGTTTTTCCCTCATAAGCAATGACCCCGTTATTTACAATTTAGCTTTTGGAGATATTCCGGACGGTACGGATGTGATTGATGATGCTGTAGTGAGCAACAATAATGATAGAGGCATGGTACTTGCAACTGTAGCCAACACAATTATTGATTTTACCAATAATTATGGCAACCACTATATATTTGCTACAGGCAGTACACCAGCAAGAACCAGACTCTATCAAATGGGCATTACAAGTTTGTGGAATGAAATAAGCATAGATTTTGATGTATATGGTTTCAAGGGCGATGCATGGCAGGCATTTAAAAGCAATGTCAACTATGATGCATTTTTGGTGAAGAAAAAATAAATGAGTATTTTTGAGATAAAGAAAGGAAGCGATTATGCCAGCAGTTAAAAAAATAACAACAAATGAAAAACGCTATTATGGCGGCGCTGTAATTAGCGATAAAGTTAAGGATCATGAGAACGATCCATTTGTTGTAAAAAAAATGGAAGAAGCTAAATCCTTTTTACGTAAACACGGATTGAATGGCTTACCGGGTCACTTAAAGAAATAAGCTAACGTTCTATGATCACAGTCAGGAAAGTTGATCATAAAGCAAGCCAGTACCTGAACAGTTGGTTTGCCGGGTAAAA
Proteins encoded in this window:
- a CDS encoding phosphatase PAP2 family protein, translated to MIDQLLQLDRHFFYIINHGLSNPFFDWLMPILRQPKLWIPLYVFIFCFCIYRYKKTGAYIVVLLAITVGLSDFGSGVVGKHLVKRLRPCNDAAMAQTIITRIPCGSGFSFPSAHASNHFAIALFLSLVFSKRWKWIWFIAILWAATICLAQVYVGVHYPFDVTFGALYGMLVAYLIYLLFKKLQPQF
- a CDS encoding class I SAM-dependent methyltransferase — protein: MPKKWFQNWFNSPYYHILYQQRNNAEAEFFIDNLCEYLKPSAEANLLDIACGRGRHSIYLNKKGYDITGIDLSIASIQYAKQFENSHLHFYVHDMRYLFYVNYFDIALNLFTSFGYFDTDYEHVKALKNFQKALKPDGLLVLDYFNSNKVLNMLCPQMIKTVSGVDFNIHKKIENDKIIKTIEFEDQNKPYIFKEEVKAFSMGDFKLFFEQSGFEISHCFGNYNLEEFDPANSDRLIFICKKAL
- the glmM gene encoding phosphoglucosamine mutase → MTLIKSISGIRGTIGGAPGDGLTPLDIVKYTSAFGSWAVSKSGIKKIVIGRDARISGQMVSNLVIGTLQGLGIDVVDLGLSTTPTVEIAVPMENAAGGIILTASHNPKQWNALKLLNQYGEFINDADGQLVLEIAEQSNFKYADVNDLGKLTTDDTYLQKHIDMILALPLVDVDAIAKANFNIAIDCVNSTGGIFVPALLKALGVKTVHQLYCEPDGNFPHNPEPLPENLSALSKEVLSKKADLGIAVDPDVDRLCFVCEDGNMFGEEYTLVAVADYVLKNQKGNTVSNLSSTRALRDVTEAAGGEYHAAAVGEVNVVNKMKEVNAIIGGEGNGGVIYPELHYGRDALVGIALFLTHLAKSRKRISILRHGYPGYFISKNKITLTPEMDIDGLLLKVQEKYKSQPHLTIDGLKIEFDKQWVHLRRSNTEPIIRIYSEGDSETVANNLANKIIADIKDILHV
- a CDS encoding four helix bundle protein codes for the protein MERIDKIEFAEIVKNRTKKFVVDNIRLFRDLPKTEEARIIGRQLLRSSSSVGANYRAACRARSKAEFGAKLSIVVEEADESVFWMEIMIEAEIMHAEKINPLMAEGTEILKIVSAARRTTMEK
- a CDS encoding cysteine desulfurase family protein, whose amino-acid sequence is MRVYLDNAATTPVDPAVLKEMYQVMENHYGNPSSIHSHGREVRTLIEKARKTIAGLLHTSPAEIFFTSGGTEADNTAIRCSIMDHGIQHAITSKLEHHAVLHTLEAMQKAGTIELSFVETDEKGNIDTAHLETLLQNPNRSLVSLMHANNELGTLSDIELIGDLCEKYNAIYHSDTVQTMGHYEHDLSKLKAHFIVGAAHKFHGPKGVGFLHVNHRIKIKPMIYGGSQERNMRGGTENVYGIVGLAKALEMAYTEMPQHQQHIQGLKTYMMEQLKANIPDVAFNGETNPAKSLYTVLNVSFPEMEMADMLLFSLDIAGISASGGSACSSGSDIGSHVLTAIGASPDRPAVRFSFSKYNTRQEVDYTVDKLKEILLVNA
- a CDS encoding DUF6934 family protein is translated as MNLERYPYLASNNFNNYEFYSSGPKGQIKKGVRFSLISNDPVIYNLAFGDIPDGTDVIDDAVVSNNNDRGMVLATVANTIIDFTNNYGNHYIFATGSTPARTRLYQMGITSLWNEISIDFDVYGFKGDAWQAFKSNVNYDAFLVKKK